Sequence from the Fusarium oxysporum Fo47 chromosome VI, complete sequence genome:
GTGACGTGCCTAGATGATGTCAGCATTGGTCGAGATGAGGCAATGCAAGCAATACCATTTCTTGGCGGTATCATTCCAAGTTGCGCTGGTTACTCTGTGCCCGAGATGAATGAAGCGCTTGGCACCGTATTTCTCAGCCACGCCGTCGATGTAGGCGCAAATCTCGTGTGAAGGGGCATAAAAGCCTGACCAAGCCTTGTTTGGGGCGAAAGTGTACTGATACGAATGAGCTACAGATGGGTATGTTAGCATCGCAGTCTCATACAAGGTTTTCTGGCTTACATGGAATATCGCAGGCACAACCTGGATACCGATTCTCCCACCACGTTCCGCCGACACCTTCATTCTTCTCGTAGATCTTGAGATCAATGTTGCGCAAACGCTGCGGGATTCTGATGCCAAGGTAGACGCCGGAATATCCAGCGCCGATTACACGGACCTTGAGAGGACGTTGGTTCTCGACTGGAGCATCCTTGCAAGTGAACGTTTCATGGGCAGCATTTGCATGAGCTGTGGATCCGCCTCCCACTTTGTCAGTGATGGATTTCTGGTCCAAGACTGGTCTATTGTCCATTGTCTGCGGCAGGACAATCGCGGGGTCATGAGCTGGGTTTGATGAGTTTATCCCCATAATGAAAGCGCTTGGCGAAAGCAATAGTCGCAGAATAATTGAataactaatatatttaattgAACAAGAACGGCAAGTGCAGCTTTATGTGAAATTGAACACCTGTGACTGGGTTGAAAGCTGGAATATTTACGAGACAACTCCTCTAAAATGCAGACAAAATAATTGTCAGCCTCCCTCGGCTCGTCATCGTGTAACCTTCAACCCCTCTTTACACTCAAGAATACATCAACCGCGGCGCCCAATGGTATCGCTGCCGCTGTGTAACGCCTGGTGTTGTTGCCGCGCTGTGCCCCCAAGGTGCGGTTGCCGCTCAGTCTGTGAAAACTCTTATTACCGCTTTATATCCAGAGAGTGTCGCTGCCGCAATGCCTCGCGGAGAGTTACCAGCGTCTCCGTCCCATCATGGAGGTCTGCCAATAGGAGCGTGTCTTGTCTTCTGTATTCATTGTTCGAGGGTCTCATGAGGTCGGACATGTTCCCCAGCTCAGAGACCATCCTGGCAAGTTCTCCTCTAGTTGATTGGGGGGCGTTGAGGGCGAATCATGGCGAGTTTCATCATGTTCCAAAAGCAGAGAAATATATGTTAAACGAACGGAAGCATCTTCTTGCGATAGATGCTGGAGCCTCCTTTGTATTGGTGATAGTCGCAGGCTTACTAACAGAGATGTCTTGCTGGCCCAGACTTACAGTTTGGTCTCGGCTGAAGAATCCGCGAGAATCCGTGGTGGGGACGGAAATTCCGTCACGGCTCAAGTGGGTACGGGCAACTTATCTCATGACTTGATGTACCCCGCAAACTCGGGGAACTGGcctgataagataagataaggttCATGCTATATCGGCCTAGACGCGATTATAAGGAAGGGCGTTGTGACAAGAGTATGAGATTAGCAGGCCAATTCAACTTCCTTTTATCCCTCGACAATCTTTGAATTGTCTTTTAATCACGATCTCTGGTCAGACTCCCCACAATGTCAAACAGCAACTTCCAAGTGGCCGTAGTTGGCCTCGGTGCTCTGGGTAGCGCAGCAGCCTATCACGCCGCCATCAAAGGAGCTACTGTTATCGGTTTCGAGCAATATGACTTTGGAAACATCTATGGATCTTCACACGACACATCACGTATTGTTAGAACCTCCTACGGCTCACCAGACTATGTAGCACTCGCCCGAGCTGCTTACAAAGACTGGGCTGAACTGGAACGTCGAAGTGGTCTTCAAATGCTCACTATCACTGGAGgcgtcgtcttcttccctAAACTGGCTGATGACGGAGCATCTCTGAACAAATTCGAAAAGAGCATGAGTGCTTCTGAGTTTATGAGAAGTCTTGATGCAAACAACATCCCGTATGAGGTCCTCAGCTCTCAAGAAGTCAAGAAACGCTGGCCTTCGTTTGACATCGCGGAAGGCGTTCAGACCATTTACACTGCCGACTCAGGAATCGTGCATGCGTCCAAGTCTGTGGCGGCCATGCAGTATCAAGCTCGTGCAAACGGCGCTGTTTTGAAGGAGAAGACGCGTGTTGATGCATTGATCCCAGATTCAAACGGCAAGGGCATGACAATCAAGACATCTCGAGGGCAATTCCACGCCAACAAGGTTATCTTGGCATGCGATGCATGGaccaacaagctcatcactCCGCTTGGCACAAACATCCCGCTCCAGATTATGCAAGAACAGGTCACCTACTACAAGCCAGCTGATGTTACGCCATTTGACGATACCAAGTTTCCTGTATGGATCTGGGCTGGCAACAGATATTTCTACGGATTCCCCAGCTATGGCGAGCCAACAATCAAGGCAGGCCGTGATACTTCCAACAACTTCATGACACCCGAAGAACGAACTTTTGTTCCATCTGATGATCTATTCAACGAATTGACCTCTTTTATGGGCGGTCTGATACCCGGAAAGGGCCAGGCCATTCGAACAGTCACTTGTCAATACGCCATCACGCCTGATCGTCAATTCGTCATCAGCCCTTTGAAGAATCATCCCAATGTTATTGTGGGCTTGGGTGGAGGTCATGCGTTCAAGTTTGCTCCAGCTATTGGCCGTGTTTTGGCAGAGCTTGCGATAGATGGTGAGACAAAGGAGGATATCTCAAACTTTGGCATCCCTAGGGTAGGACCAGACAGCAAACTATAGGAGCATAGCATTTAGACAGCATTAATTAGATATCACTGTTGGCTTAAAACTGTCTAATTGTCGCCATGAGATCGTAAGAAATATAGACAACTTATACTACTTGGTACAGGATGATTTCATGCAGTTTGTTGGTTTCATTTCACAAAAACGATGGCTCGGTCTACATGCATTGAAACAACAGGATAACACCTATTGACAGCGTCGCCCGTTGTCTGAACTTAATCGGAAGaataaaaactaaaaacAATGCAATAGTCGCATGAAAGAGTTTAACACGCACTACAGTTACTTCCTTCAACAATTGAGCCCGATAAAAAGAAGGCATTCGCCGTTGTAAGCCAGCGTCTCTTATCGCAAAATTAGGTGTCTGATAAGACAAGACCCGGAATTTTAAGCAGGCCGAGCCAGTGGCGAGCTCCCTGTTCTCAGTGGCTTTTTACCCCCGCACTTTTGACTCAGGGCCTAGACTCAGTAGCCAGACGCGTAGGATACATAATCTGCACCAATTCTGAATGTCACCAAACCGCTCTCCAGTCTCTGCACAAGCCATATCAATCACATCAATAAACACACAGCATGAGTGCCCCACGATCAAGACAATATCGACGCGTTGCTCAGGCCTGTGATAATTGCCGGTACATTTATGCCCATATCGGCAATGGCAGATATGATTGCTGATGACATTACAGCCGCAAGAAGATTCGCTGCCCAGGTGAAAGACCACGATGCTCAGCATGTACACGACTTCGCCAACAATGCTCGTTCACCGAGGCCAACCCTATCAGTGAGGATACCACGAGTAGAATGGAGAATCGCATGGTAAGGGCATTCATCCGAATATCTCATACCTCTTACTGAGAGCTGCAGTCCAGTCGACTTGAACAACTCGAGGATAAGTTGGATAGCTTAATAAGCAGAGTTGTGTACGTTGAATAGTACTCTTAGCTCCTGCAGCGGGGCCGTCTAAACTGACGATATGCAGTCCCCCATCAATGCAAGAAACGACACCAACCTCGACGTCGGACAGGAATAACCGTATAccatcattctcatcaacctctcctCACACAGCACTTCCGCTAATGTAAGTATCTCCCTTTAAGTCACGCTTATGCGTATTAATGAGGAGTAGATCGTCAATACCAACAGAAGTCACTACAAGAGCAATTGACTTTTACTTCCGCCATATTCATAGACAACCTTTGTGGCTTTTCGGCGAGCGCCCTTTACTACCCTCAGATACATCTGAGGAACTGATCTATGCCATGCTAGCGTTAAGCATGACTTATAATATGGCAGATATGCCTATGGATAACCTCCAAAGCCCTGACTCGTACAACAAAACTGCCCGGAGAGGTGTTATGCTCAAAATTGCAGAGGGCAGAGTGACTGTCAGATGTGCTCAGGCGCTGTGCCTACTGGCATACCACAACTTCATATGTAAACTCATATTCGCTCTGTTATAGCAAAACGTTCCGTTTTACTAACACCGTATTAGTGGGCAACATCCCCATAGCTGGTTTCGACATAGCAACTGTCCAGAACATGATCCAGCTTCTTCCCGGTAGTGAGCGTAACTCAAGCGGCTCAGCAATCTCACGAGAGAAATCCCGACTATTCTGGAGTATCCAGTACCTAAGCTCTTCTTGCGGTAGGCCAGTCCTGTTGCCGTCTATACCAACAAGTATCGACGCCCCTCAAATGCTCACGGTCGAGACCCGAGATTCTCTGGGAAGCTGCATTCCTGCTCCAAAAGCCACCGATTCTGGCTTACGGGAGACTCTGGTTGACGTTTGGTCTCAGTCCCTAAAGGTTTGCGAGCTATGGAGTGATGTTAGACTCTACGTCGCCAAGTGCTTTGAAGGCTTAGCCAAACGTCCTTGGCATCCAGGTTCCGACTACACCAGACTTTGTTCGCGGTTATTGGAGGTTGAGATGATCTGGCCAATCTCCCTGAGCTATAACGCAACAAAGTTCCCGGAGCTTTCTCCCCGAGAGGTAGAAAACAACCGTATGGATTGGCTGCCGTGGCTTAGGATTCAGGTGACCTACCATACCATACACTGTGTCCTCAATCACCCATCTCTGTATACAGTCATGGCTGAAACACCGAAGAGTAGACTTGGAGGCGACTCATTCTGGAGAGCATCTTACCTGAAGGCTTTGAGACATTGTACTTGGGTCTCGAGGTTGATTCGAACAGCGGAGGAGAAGAATCTGCGACTGGCTGATCCTTTCTTTgctcaagcagcagcaatcGCCAGTACATTGCATCTGTACTGGACAAGAACTAATGATAGTCAGCTGCAGGCATCTTCCGTGAGAAATCTAGAAGTTTGCAGGAATCTTGTGAGGGAGATGGCGACATGTTGGCCAGTTTGCAAAACGATTGTATGCCCTCCACTCCATAAAGATATTCTACTGATCACTAATACCTATATCAGGAACATACTCTGGATCAGTTCATCGAGTCAACCGATCGATCAACTCAAATGGCGGCTGACAAATCATCCCCAGCCGTTGTCAGAACATCTCTCATCTGGGTGTTGCTGGATGTAGCGGCACCGCAATTCCCCAACTACCATGATCAAAGCGTTCATGGTCGAGATGTTTGGGGCGGTCATGCAGCCACTCAGGACGAAGATGGCCTACCAACGTCCGAGGCGAGTTCACCGCCAATAGATATGCGAGAGTCAACAGCTCAGTACGCGTCACCTCCAGCTTGGGTGTCGGAGAGGACAGACGCGAACCCGCAAGAGACAGTAGAGAATGGGGCGATTACGACCCAGCATGGGGTTACTAATGAACATGTGACTACGCATGATTTGGCCTGGGGACCTTGGGAGAATCTCGGGCCGATGGGGGAGAACTTTAGTATGAACATAGACTGGTGGGACATGAATCAATTTTAAAAGTTAAGTCATAGGGAAAACAGCTTAAAtgataaataataata
This genomic interval carries:
- a CDS encoding FAD dependent oxidoreductase, which encodes MSNSNFQVAVVGLGALGSAAAYHAAIKGATVIGFEQYDFGNIYGSSHDTSRIVRTSYGSPDYVALARAAYKDWAELERRSGLQMLTITGGVVFFPKLADDGASLNKFEKSMSASEFMRSLDANNIPYEVLSSQEVKKRWPSFDIAEGVQTIYTADSGIVHASKSVAAMQYQARANGAVLKEKTRVDALIPDSNGKGMTIKTSRGQFHANKVILACDAWTNKLITPLGTNIPLQIMQEQVTYYKPADVTPFDDTKFPVWIWAGNRYFYGFPSYGEPTIKAGRDTSNNFMTPEERTFVPSDDLFNELTSFMGGLIPGKGQAIRTVTCQYAITPDRQFVISPLKNHPNVIVGLGGGHAFKFAPAIGRVLAELAIDGETKEDISNFGIPRDDFMQFVGFISQKRWLGLHALKQQDNTY